The Blautia hydrogenotrophica DSM 10507 genome window below encodes:
- the alsK gene encoding allose kinase, translating into MESVIIGIDLGGTNLRIGAVTSDNEMIAPFVLKSSIVADAEKPVEKICEIIADYSEKNRIRKIEAISIGVPSSVENDKETVICTTNIRNRAGEVVFSHMNVAKDIKERFHVPVFINNDVNNILLYDIMANGLEEQKVVVGIYIGTGVGASVVIDGKPLEGKDGAELDLGHIPYFGGTISCSCGKVGCCECYASGWRLQEIRKEFYPETQIQDMFTLHKEEKPLKEFIQACANVYAIMATIFNPNTMVVGGGVMEMADFPREEFEAAVNQNTGTDVMSYGFDYLYSKGDVGKGVIGAAIFARKRLKDKRSDT; encoded by the coding sequence ATGGAGAGCGTGATTATCGGAATTGACTTAGGAGGGACCAATCTGCGGATTGGGGCTGTGACGTCTGATAATGAGATGATAGCTCCTTTTGTGCTGAAAAGTTCGATTGTTGCGGATGCAGAGAAGCCAGTGGAAAAGATCTGTGAGATCATCGCAGACTACAGTGAAAAAAATAGGATACGAAAGATAGAAGCAATCTCTATTGGGGTGCCTTCTTCTGTGGAAAATGATAAGGAGACGGTAATCTGTACGACGAATATTCGTAATCGTGCAGGAGAGGTGGTTTTTTCCCATATGAATGTGGCAAAAGATATAAAAGAACGCTTTCATGTTCCTGTGTTTATCAATAACGATGTCAATAATATTTTATTGTATGATATCATGGCTAATGGGCTGGAAGAACAGAAGGTTGTGGTGGGAATTTATATCGGGACTGGTGTAGGTGCGTCAGTGGTGATAGACGGCAAGCCGTTAGAAGGCAAAGATGGGGCGGAGCTGGATTTGGGGCACATTCCTTACTTTGGGGGCACGATTTCTTGCAGCTGCGGAAAAGTGGGCTGCTGTGAATGCTACGCTTCCGGGTGGAGGCTCCAGGAAATCCGCAAGGAGTTTTATCCGGAAACTCAGATACAGGATATGTTCACTTTGCACAAGGAAGAAAAACCATTGAAAGAGTTTATACAGGCATGTGCCAATGTATATGCGATTATGGCCACTATCTTTAACCCAAATACAATGGTTGTGGGCGGAGGAGTGATGGAGATGGCGGATTTTCCGAGAGAGGAATTTGAGGCTGCTGTGAACCAGAACACGGGGACAGATGTGATGTCCTATGGATTTGATTATCTGTATTCCAAGGGAGATGTGGGAAAAGGTGTCATCGGTGCGGCTATTTTCGCGAGAAAACGGCTGAAGGATAAACGGTCGGACACATGA
- a CDS encoding ROK family protein, producing the protein MATEKKQVLTVKSIRSVNTGNILQSIMANRNSTRSMLAKENKISLMTVKHVVDDLIAAKILVEKDSCNADVGRNPKVLEIAENYGNIVCVNLTSEDEISFLIYDIYEKLIEEQSISLTSGKPYREGLLMAIEAVKDKLKSVSTMTVGIAVFVPSAYDEKVDLVNYDLIADFKELHIRSLFEEEFGLKNVLILHDVFAAARSEYDSLNPEMESQFYFYCGYGVGGYFIHKNEAVAGSENMAGEVGKMLVSMEGEGGSCVTLEDVVSISAAKRKMKECGMDMHFSEMLDMYQDRDERAVELLTPILNTISKVLYNLLWVYNPTRIVVDSCKSGYSEIIAEHFKNFMEEMRNDAIPIHVQIRQARYNEYHMMRGCFYMVRNAWIEEIADFVQ; encoded by the coding sequence ATGGCGACAGAGAAAAAGCAGGTTCTGACAGTAAAGAGTATTCGAAGCGTGAATACGGGAAATATTCTTCAAAGCATTATGGCAAATCGAAATAGCACCAGAAGTATGCTGGCAAAAGAGAATAAAATCAGTCTTATGACAGTGAAACATGTGGTGGATGATCTGATAGCAGCGAAAATTCTGGTAGAGAAAGATTCCTGCAATGCAGATGTGGGGAGAAATCCTAAAGTGTTGGAGATTGCGGAAAATTATGGAAATATTGTGTGCGTGAACCTCACCTCCGAGGATGAAATCAGTTTTCTGATATACGATATTTATGAAAAACTTATAGAAGAGCAAAGCATCTCTCTTACAAGTGGAAAACCTTACAGAGAGGGACTGCTGATGGCTATTGAGGCTGTCAAAGATAAGTTGAAGTCAGTCTCCACGATGACTGTAGGCATTGCGGTGTTTGTGCCAAGTGCCTACGATGAGAAGGTGGATCTGGTCAACTACGATCTGATAGCGGATTTTAAAGAACTGCATATCAGGTCATTGTTTGAAGAAGAATTCGGATTAAAAAATGTATTGATACTTCATGATGTATTTGCGGCGGCGAGATCGGAGTATGACAGTTTGAACCCGGAGATGGAGAGCCAGTTTTATTTTTATTGTGGCTATGGAGTCGGGGGATATTTTATTCATAAAAATGAGGCTGTGGCGGGCTCAGAAAATATGGCCGGGGAAGTGGGAAAGATGTTAGTTTCCATGGAAGGGGAAGGCGGCAGCTGTGTAACTTTGGAGGATGTCGTATCTATTTCTGCTGCAAAGAGAAAGATGAAAGAGTGTGGTATGGACATGCACTTTTCGGAAATGCTGGATATGTATCAGGACAGGGATGAGAGAGCAGTGGAATTACTCACGCCAATTTTAAATACGATATCCAAAGTACTGTACAATCTCTTGTGGGTGTATAATCCAACAAGAATCGTAGTGGACAGCTGCAAGAGTGGTTACAGTGAAATTATTGCAGAGCATTTCAAAAATTTTATGGAAGAGATGAGAAATGATGCAATCCCCATTCACGTGCAGATTAGACAGGCCAGATATAACGAGTATCATATGATGAGGGGCTGTTTTTATATGGTGAGAAATGCGTGGATTGAGGAGATTGCTGATTTTGTGCAGTGA
- a CDS encoding aspartate aminotransferase family protein, which yields MTTLERDKKYLIQCYTTDDVVFSKGKGIYMYDENGKKYLDFSGQFSACTLGHGNEEMIEALKEQLEKLVSVTSCFATEERAALAEKMVEISPDGLDKVMFGCTGSDANEFALKLAKYFRGGGRIISFRRGFHGSTAGAAAATGKSEMIQENSGISELLPRGFVHSAPPYCYHCDFGKEPDTCGMQCLKYLEQTMLHEGGDRIAAVISEPIFAAGGVIVPPKGFWKGVRELCDKYGALLIFDEVVTGIGQTGSMFACQYEGVTPDILVTGKGLTSGYVPGSAILCRRQIGEAMSKISLHGHTHSCYPLTCRSALKNLEIIQRENLVENSQVVGEYLHKKLLALKDKYDVVKDVRGRGLLQGIEIEGSQNTDKFALGQELYETMLRNGLITELESRKNLENVVVVMHPALITSKENVDEAVEIIDKSLSACLK from the coding sequence ATGACAACATTAGAGAGGGATAAGAAGTATTTAATCCAATGCTATACGACGGATGACGTTGTGTTTTCCAAAGGCAAAGGAATATACATGTACGATGAAAACGGAAAGAAATATCTGGATTTTTCAGGACAATTTTCCGCATGTACACTGGGACATGGAAATGAGGAGATGATAGAAGCCCTAAAAGAACAGTTGGAAAAATTAGTCTCGGTGACTTCCTGTTTTGCGACAGAAGAGAGAGCTGCTCTGGCAGAAAAAATGGTGGAGATATCACCGGATGGATTGGATAAGGTGATGTTTGGGTGCACTGGTTCAGATGCCAACGAGTTTGCGTTGAAATTAGCGAAATATTTTAGAGGAGGCGGGAGGATTATCTCCTTTAGAAGAGGATTTCACGGTTCTACGGCGGGGGCTGCTGCCGCCACCGGAAAATCGGAGATGATTCAGGAAAACTCAGGGATTTCTGAGCTGCTTCCCAGAGGATTTGTGCATTCTGCCCCACCTTACTGCTATCACTGCGATTTTGGAAAAGAACCTGATACGTGTGGAATGCAGTGTCTGAAATATCTAGAGCAAACCATGCTACACGAGGGAGGAGACAGGATTGCGGCAGTGATTTCAGAGCCGATTTTCGCGGCGGGCGGCGTCATTGTTCCACCGAAAGGTTTCTGGAAAGGCGTGCGTGAGCTGTGTGACAAATACGGAGCGTTGCTGATCTTTGACGAGGTGGTGACGGGAATCGGCCAGACAGGTTCAATGTTCGCCTGTCAATATGAAGGAGTGACTCCTGACATTTTGGTGACAGGAAAGGGGCTCACGAGCGGTTATGTGCCAGGGTCGGCAATCTTGTGTCGCAGACAGATCGGAGAGGCTATGAGCAAGATCAGTCTGCACGGACATACGCATTCTTGTTATCCCCTGACTTGTCGGAGCGCACTGAAAAATCTAGAGATTATTCAGAGAGAAAATCTGGTGGAGAACAGCCAAGTGGTGGGAGAGTATCTGCATAAGAAACTTCTCGCTCTGAAAGACAAATATGATGTGGTTAAGGATGTACGTGGCCGTGGCCTGCTCCAAGGTATCGAGATAGAAGGCAGCCAAAACACGGACAAATTCGCTCTAGGACAGGAGTTGTATGAGACCATGCTCAGAAACGGACTGATCACGGAACTAGAGAGTCGCAAGAATCTGGAAAATGTGGTTGTGGTCATGCATCCGGCGCTTATCACTTCAAAGGAAAATGTCGATGAGGCAGTCGAAATCATTGACAAGTCTCTGTCAGCTTGTTTAAAATAA
- a CDS encoding carbohydrate ABC transporter permease — protein sequence MRKSRIRKNIVLYVILIIFLVITLLPYFWLVLTSFKTRVDSFAIPPKIFFSATLDNYKAAFLDKGFLMNLKNSIIIMLFTVGIGLALGLPSSFAFSRFKTRKDQVLLNYLLGTRFTPVVVLALPLYLLMSKIGMLNSYVGIIVAHVAFNLPFVIWMMKGFFDAIPKEIDEAARVEGYSWFKVFLKIDIPLVKSGLAATAVFCAINSWNEFLMALILTGRDTVTMPVGVPGLLTPQGTIWGQVSAVGTVITIPVLIFAILVQKHMIAGMTMGAVK from the coding sequence ATGAGAAAAAGTAGAATTCGGAAAAATATAGTGTTATATGTAATTTTGATTATATTTCTGGTCATTACCTTGCTGCCTTATTTCTGGCTGGTTTTGACCTCGTTTAAGACAAGGGTAGACTCCTTTGCGATTCCGCCTAAGATTTTCTTCAGTGCTACGCTAGACAACTACAAAGCGGCCTTTTTGGACAAGGGCTTCTTGATGAATTTAAAGAACAGTATCATCATTATGCTGTTTACCGTAGGGATTGGTCTGGCGCTGGGACTTCCATCATCCTTTGCCTTCTCTAGATTTAAGACCCGAAAAGATCAGGTATTGTTGAACTACTTGTTGGGAACGCGTTTTACACCGGTTGTGGTTCTGGCTCTTCCATTGTATCTTCTGATGAGTAAGATAGGGATGTTAAACAGCTATGTGGGAATTATCGTGGCTCATGTGGCGTTCAATCTTCCGTTTGTAATCTGGATGATGAAGGGATTTTTCGACGCGATTCCTAAGGAGATTGATGAGGCAGCCAGGGTGGAAGGTTACTCTTGGTTCAAAGTTTTCTTAAAGATAGACATTCCCTTGGTGAAAAGTGGACTGGCGGCGACGGCCGTGTTCTGTGCGATCAACTCATGGAATGAGTTCTTGATGGCGTTGATTCTGACAGGGCGTGATACGGTGACTATGCCAGTGGGTGTGCCGGGCTTGCTGACTCCCCAGGGAACTATTTGGGGACAGGTATCCGCAGTAGGAACGGTTATCACAATTCCTGTGCTGATCTTCGCGATTTTAGTACAGAAGCATATGATTGCAGGTATGACGATGGGAGCTGTGAAATAG
- a CDS encoding carbohydrate ABC transporter permease — protein MKKKSLENHSRLAVAFHLPAFFVLSVITLGPLLYTLKISFFDYKLSSSGSEDVFVGLQNYINMFQDAEFMNSMAKTFIFMACSVTLEVIIGIALALILNSIPKFRRLFTSLTLIPMMVAPLVIGLMFSFFLNPQFGLYVWLVDTLHLPLPTVLTDDSFLAMVVVILMDVWEWAPYLGLVFLAGLQSISGEYYEAAKVDGATAGQTFRYLTIPLMKPVLVVGILLRAMETFKEFDKPYILTGGGPGNATEVIDIYTYRQAFVSFNFSYAAAICVILFIVLLAFGMIYQRIAMRGDD, from the coding sequence ATGAAGAAAAAAAGTTTGGAGAATCATTCGCGGTTAGCAGTAGCTTTTCATCTACCGGCATTTTTCGTATTGTCGGTGATTACTTTAGGACCACTGCTTTATACGCTGAAGATTAGTTTCTTTGATTATAAGCTGTCTAGTTCTGGCAGTGAAGATGTGTTTGTGGGACTGCAAAACTATATCAATATGTTCCAGGACGCGGAATTTATGAATTCCATGGCAAAAACGTTTATCTTTATGGCTTGTTCCGTTACTCTGGAAGTCATCATTGGAATCGCTCTGGCCTTGATTTTGAACAGCATACCGAAATTTCGTAGACTGTTCACCTCCTTGACCTTGATTCCTATGATGGTTGCGCCTCTGGTAATCGGTTTGATGTTTAGTTTTTTCCTGAATCCACAGTTCGGGTTGTATGTCTGGCTGGTGGATACCCTGCATCTGCCTTTGCCTACGGTTTTGACAGACGATTCCTTTCTTGCAATGGTGGTTGTGATTCTTATGGATGTCTGGGAATGGGCGCCGTATCTGGGTCTCGTGTTCCTTGCGGGCCTTCAGTCAATCTCAGGAGAATACTATGAAGCTGCGAAAGTAGATGGGGCTACGGCGGGACAGACCTTCCGCTATCTCACGATTCCGCTGATGAAGCCGGTACTGGTCGTGGGAATCCTGCTCAGAGCGATGGAGACATTTAAAGAGTTTGACAAACCATACATTTTGACAGGCGGCGGGCCTGGAAACGCGACGGAAGTCATTGATATCTATACATACCGTCAAGCATTCGTATCTTTTAACTTTAGCTATGCGGCGGCGATCTGTGTCATTTTGTTTATTGTACTTTTGGCCTTCGGTATGATTTACCAGAGAATTGCAATGAGAGGTGATGACTGA
- a CDS encoding ABC transporter substrate-binding protein translates to MKRNYARVLLAAMMAVSLLGTTGCGGGDKEAETSADTASEDSGGEGARKFEGTTLYMIAEQQKPTEALQKQLDAFTEETGITVDLEMAPYDNVIQKETLAFESKSGAYDIIAAPYQFLGNLVENEYIQPLSTFMEDESLSIIEDYDETDIIENLWNASGEWEGELYGVPSNSCIDMLAYRKDLFENEEERAAFKEEYGYELTVPEDWDTYRDVAEFFTREKGETLAGEKLKTNFYGVSMCGKRHDATTCEWLNYAWSFGGGVFDDEGNLNINSAESVEALEYFCDLAQFAPEGIASKTWDEQTTEMQQGIAAMSVLFNDNYAALEDPDSSTIVGKVGYTTVPVKEKEVAHYGGWGFYIPTDSKNPEVAWVFMQWFNTPEVQKNIALDGGFPNLQSCYEDEELKEIPYWEGSQKAYEISTTRPRIAEWPKMDEILMLQLSNAVTGESTPQEALDQAAKEFEELLGEKLPIQYQ, encoded by the coding sequence ATGAAAAGAAATTATGCAAGAGTGTTATTGGCGGCGATGATGGCAGTCAGCTTACTGGGGACGACAGGCTGCGGTGGTGGAGACAAGGAAGCCGAGACAAGTGCAGATACAGCTAGCGAGGATTCTGGTGGAGAAGGAGCAAGAAAATTTGAGGGAACGACTCTTTACATGATTGCTGAGCAACAGAAACCCACAGAGGCACTTCAGAAACAACTGGATGCGTTTACGGAGGAGACCGGTATCACAGTAGATCTGGAGATGGCGCCATACGATAACGTTATTCAAAAAGAGACACTGGCGTTTGAGAGCAAATCTGGCGCTTATGATATCATTGCAGCTCCATATCAGTTCCTAGGAAATCTGGTAGAAAATGAGTATATCCAGCCTCTTAGTACCTTTATGGAAGACGAGTCGCTGAGTATCATCGAAGATTACGACGAGACGGATATCATAGAGAACCTTTGGAACGCATCCGGTGAGTGGGAAGGTGAACTTTATGGCGTACCTTCGAACTCCTGCATAGATATGCTGGCTTACAGAAAAGATCTGTTTGAGAACGAAGAGGAGAGAGCAGCATTCAAAGAAGAATACGGCTATGAGCTGACGGTTCCGGAAGATTGGGATACCTATCGGGATGTGGCAGAATTTTTCACCAGAGAAAAAGGAGAGACCCTGGCAGGTGAAAAACTAAAGACCAATTTCTATGGAGTTTCCATGTGTGGAAAGAGACATGACGCTACCACCTGTGAGTGGCTGAACTATGCTTGGTCTTTCGGTGGCGGGGTGTTTGATGACGAGGGAAATCTGAATATCAATTCTGCGGAATCTGTGGAAGCATTGGAATATTTCTGTGATCTGGCTCAGTTTGCTCCTGAAGGAATTGCAAGCAAGACGTGGGATGAGCAGACAACAGAAATGCAGCAGGGTATCGCGGCTATGTCGGTTTTATTCAATGACAATTACGCGGCTTTGGAGGACCCGGATTCTTCCACGATCGTAGGTAAGGTGGGATATACTACAGTACCTGTGAAAGAAAAAGAAGTTGCTCACTATGGTGGCTGGGGATTCTATATTCCTACAGACTCCAAAAATCCAGAGGTAGCGTGGGTATTTATGCAATGGTTCAACACTCCGGAAGTACAGAAAAATATTGCTCTGGACGGAGGGTTCCCAAACCTACAGTCCTGCTATGAAGATGAAGAATTAAAGGAGATTCCTTATTGGGAGGGCTCTCAGAAAGCATATGAAATCAGTACCACCAGACCGAGAATCGCAGAATGGCCAAAGATGGATGAGATTTTAATGCTTCAGTTATCCAATGCGGTAACCGGTGAATCCACTCCGCAGGAGGCTTTAGATCAGGCTGCGAAAGAGTTCGAAGAGCTGCTGGGCGAAAAGCTGCCCATTCAGTATCAATAA
- a CDS encoding iron-containing alcohol dehydrogenase, giving the protein MAKKLFNTIYGRNLVGELKNIVQRPYLVVTMEDLWETFKEEFDEDCIVHFVKTLEYDEIMAEVEKLPKFEAVIGLGGGQAVDYAKMAAWKTHMPLYQVPTSIATNAVFGHRAGVRFNSVVKYVGYVEPVAVYVDYGIIQSGPKALNRSGVCDVLCYNNSMFDWKYAADQGKCEEKWPYDQEMVDEVNEVFQSVVNGLDDIYELNEKGIRILTEGLRWGGGAFHNNGWNPRPIEGSDHFLFYTLEYMTKKKFIHGQPVCLGIFVGSAMGNNHPDWILDIIHRAGVEIRPEGMGLTWDDVFAAIKYEKEFLPANGYWYTVINDFEVTDEFCQMIKDKVIAKYGEWGK; this is encoded by the coding sequence ATGGCAAAGAAATTATTCAACACGATCTATGGGCGCAATCTGGTAGGGGAATTGAAGAATATTGTTCAGAGACCTTATCTGGTAGTTACAATGGAAGATCTGTGGGAAACGTTCAAAGAGGAGTTTGACGAGGATTGCATTGTTCATTTTGTGAAGACTCTGGAATATGATGAGATCATGGCGGAAGTGGAGAAGCTTCCAAAATTTGAGGCAGTGATTGGTCTTGGCGGTGGACAGGCTGTAGACTACGCGAAGATGGCAGCTTGGAAGACCCATATGCCGCTGTATCAGGTTCCGACTTCCATTGCCACTAACGCTGTATTTGGTCATCGAGCGGGCGTTCGTTTCAACAGTGTCGTAAAATATGTGGGGTATGTGGAGCCGGTTGCGGTATATGTAGACTACGGTATCATTCAGAGCGGACCGAAAGCGCTGAACAGAAGCGGCGTGTGTGATGTTCTGTGCTACAATAACTCCATGTTTGACTGGAAATACGCGGCAGACCAGGGTAAATGCGAGGAAAAATGGCCGTATGACCAAGAGATGGTGGATGAGGTCAACGAAGTGTTCCAGTCTGTCGTCAATGGTTTGGACGATATCTATGAGCTGAACGAAAAAGGAATCCGTATTCTGACCGAAGGACTCAGATGGGGCGGCGGAGCGTTTCACAACAACGGTTGGAACCCAAGACCAATCGAGGGAAGCGATCACTTCCTGTTCTATACGCTGGAGTACATGACCAAGAAGAAGTTCATCCATGGCCAGCCGGTATGCCTGGGAATTTTCGTGGGCTCTGCGATGGGCAACAATCATCCAGACTGGATTTTAGACATCATTCATAGGGCAGGAGTGGAAATTCGTCCAGAGGGAATGGGATTGACCTGGGACGATGTGTTCGCGGCGATTAAATATGAGAAAGAGTTCCTACCGGCAAACGGCTACTGGTATACGGTAATCAATGATTTTGAGGTGACGGATGAATTCTGTCAGATGATTAAAGATAAAGTGATCGCTAAATATGGAGAATGGGGAAAATAA
- a CDS encoding uracil-DNA glycosylase: MGLYTWDELKYFVEHCNRCDLCRERRNPVMGRGDLNSRIMLIAEAPGRMEDEKGIPFVGRSGEILDELLKSVSLSRDEIYITNINKCHPPGNRDPEEAEQQACMPFLKYETALIRPKIMVCLGRIAARKVIATGFRISREHGTWIERKGFFLTAVYHPSALLRDPSKVEETRRDFQEIKRKLEELSQ; encoded by the coding sequence ATGGGACTGTATACGTGGGATGAGTTGAAATACTTTGTAGAACACTGTAATCGCTGTGATCTGTGCAGGGAACGGCGGAATCCTGTCATGGGGCGTGGGGATTTAAACAGCAGGATTATGCTGATTGCGGAGGCACCCGGCAGGATGGAAGATGAAAAGGGTATACCATTTGTAGGACGGTCGGGAGAAATCCTAGATGAACTGCTGAAATCCGTTTCTCTGAGCAGAGACGAAATTTATATTACAAATATTAATAAATGTCATCCTCCAGGAAACCGTGATCCAGAGGAGGCAGAACAGCAGGCGTGTATGCCTTTTTTGAAATATGAGACGGCTTTGATACGGCCCAAGATCATGGTTTGTCTGGGAAGGATTGCTGCGAGAAAAGTGATTGCCACGGGCTTTCGAATCAGTCGGGAGCACGGTACCTGGATAGAAAGGAAAGGTTTTTTTCTGACGGCTGTATACCATCCTTCTGCTCTGCTTCGGGACCCTTCTAAGGTAGAAGAGACACGGAGGGATTTTCAGGAAATAAAAAGGAAGTTAGAAGAGCTGTCACAGTGA
- a CDS encoding MmcQ/YjbR family DNA-binding protein yields the protein MKTREEIIRYCQSFSNVFEDYPFEDKNWTCMRIRKNHRIFAWIYEREGYIWVNVKCDPQWRDFWRTAYESVVPAYHMNKEHWNSLILDGEIPEEEVRRMIAESYDLCQGKSSQKNGSRE from the coding sequence ATGAAAACCAGGGAAGAAATTATCCGTTATTGCCAGAGTTTTTCGAATGTTTTTGAGGACTATCCATTTGAAGATAAGAACTGGACTTGCATGAGGATACGAAAAAATCACCGGATTTTTGCGTGGATTTATGAGAGGGAAGGATATATTTGGGTGAATGTTAAGTGCGATCCGCAATGGAGAGATTTTTGGAGAACTGCGTATGAGTCTGTAGTGCCAGCGTACCATATGAACAAGGAGCACTGGAATTCCCTGATTTTAGACGGCGAGATACCTGAGGAAGAAGTGAGAAGGATGATAGCGGAGAGCTATGATTTATGTCAGGGCAAGTCCTCCCAAAAGAACGGTTCTCGAGAGTAA